Proteins encoded by one window of Myripristis murdjan chromosome 1, fMyrMur1.1, whole genome shotgun sequence:
- the ifngr1 gene encoding interferon gamma receptor 1 gives MLLSLGPLPLLLPLLLSGGSAAVPRPENVSVSCQNFHTVVYWNYSRQHPQTTFRLTIGNTNEQVERETKELQYDLTDFIWQSSQNFKANNYVQIRAVQGGQESPAVDSPIFSFNSLMTAAVTCKLDFPPVDLSVKGSQGEATVSFQNPRLFYRELRGLPQLQPLFGFTLSSDSDYQWSCEDEEICRYDFAFDESQENCCVQLSGEMFDNSRSNTFLFTTTQQICASSSDSHLVALVISLLVFVTVVVVLTLVICKVRAWVMSPPPTPKCLDSLLTNPEEEGTQSLHPSESGAGAAAEPVVAKITVVSEKADEDSCETDSSCVGSDVSPPTPAGSMYLYGGLSDEDEEEEEEERAGYDRPHLPVDMGGGDMVQGYDAR, from the exons ATGCTGCTGTCGCTCGGcccgctgccgctgctgctgccgctgctgctctCCGGAGGCTCTGCTGCCG ttccACGTCCAGAAAATGTGAGTGTGAGCTGCCAGAACTTCCACACCGTCGTCTACTGGAACTACAGCCGGCAGCATCCGCAGACCACCTTCAGACTCACCATCGGCAACACTAATGA acaagtTGAGAGAGAAACTAAGGAGCTTCAGTACGACTTGACTGACTTCATCTGGCAATCTTCTCAAAACTTCAAGGCCAACAATTATGTCCAAATAAGAGCCGTACAGGGAGGCCAGGAGTCGCCAGCCGTCGATTCTCCGATATTCTCATTTAACAGCTTGATGACGGCTGCAGTAACAT gtAAGTTGGATTTCCCACCGGTGGATCTGTCAGTGAAGGGGTCGCAGGGCGAGGCTACAGTGAGCTTCCAGAACCCGCGGCTCTTCTACAGGGAGCTCCGGGGGCTCCCGCAGCTGCAGCCGCTGTTTGGGTTCACGCTCAGCTCCGACAGC GACTACCAGTGGagctgtgaggatgaggagatcTGCAGATATGATTTCGCGTTTGATGAGAGCCAAGAGAACTGCTGCGTCCAGCTGAGCGGAGAGATGTTTGACAACAGCAGATCTAACACTTTTCTGTTCACCACGACGCAGCAGATCTGTGCCAGCAGCTCAG ACAGCCACCTGGTGGCCCTTGTTATTTCGCTGTTGGTCTTTGTCACTGTGGTCGTGGTGCTAACCCTGGTGATCTGCAAGGTAAGGGCATGGGTGATGAGTCCGCCCCCCACCCCAAAGTGTCTG GATTCTCTGCTCACAAACCCGGAGGAGGAAGGGACCCAGTCGCTGCATCCGAGCGAGTCCGGCGccggtgctgctgctgaaccGGTGGTGGCCAAAATAACCGTCGTCTCTGAGAAGGCAGACGAGGATTCCTGCGAGACCGACAGCAGCTGCGTCGGGTCCGATGTCTCCCCTCCAACTCCCGCCGGCTCCATGTACCTGTACGGCGGCCTGTCAgacgaggatgaggaagaggaagaggaggagagggcggGCTACGATCGCCCACACCTACCGGTGGACATGGGTGGCGGCGACATGGTGCAGGGTTACGACGCAAGGTGA
- the ltv1 gene encoding protein LTV1 homolog: MPHRKKKSFIEKKKAVTFHLVHRSQRDPLAADETAPQHVLLPATKAEAEKRREEQRNFGVFFDDDYDYLQHLKEASRPGELVAAEPSHTARRPFELRDEEEEEEEEDGDMDQEAPAAAINLPSSVFASEFEEEVGLLNKAAPISGPRLDMDPDIVAALDEDFDFDDPDNILEDDFMVRANCVGGAADMEGDDDDDDEWEDTDEEDSEEGDFDSEGALSEEEENGRGRDFLFLNEETKSHFTEYSLTSSVMRRNEQLTLLDDRFEKFFEQFDDDEIGALDNAELEGFIEPDSTRLEEVIQEYFKQKEKECQRPDDLGPKVLPVVKEEEEDEEEEQEMETLVIEAPTEKWDCETIISTYSNLYNRPKIIEDPPKTKTIRVSKKTGIPLDVLPSRGLTAKQAERMERIDDSDLPRVSTQPRNKEESKEERKARKQAVKEERKERRTEKKVNKTAFKQEKMRQEKQLLNVRTNIQGLKLS, encoded by the exons ATG CCTCACAGGAAGAAGAAGTCGTTCATCGAGAAGAAGAAGGCCGTGACCTTCCACCTGGTCCACAGGAGCCAGAGAGACCCGCTGGCCGCAGACGAGACGGCCCCGCAGCACGTCCTGCTGCCCGCCACCAAG GCGGAAGCAGAGAAGAGGCGCGAGGAGCAGAGGAACTTCGGTGTTTTCTTCGACGACGACTACGACTACCTGCAGCACCTGAAGGAGGCGTCCAGGCCTGGCGAGCTGGTAGCGGCCGAGCCCTCGCACACCGCCCGCCGACCCTTTGAGCTCcgggatgaagaggaagaggaggaggaagaagatggCGACATGGACCAGGAAGCACCT GCGGCCGCCATCAACCTGCCCTCCTCTGTGTTCGCGTCAGAGTTCGAGGAGGAGGTCGGACTTCTGAACAAAGCCGCTCCCATCTCAG GGCCGAGGCTGGACATGGACCCCGACATCGTCGCTGCCCTGGACGAAGACTTTGACTTCGACGACCCCGACAACATCCTGGAAGACGACTTCATGGTCAGGGCGAACTGTGTGGGCGGAGCTGCCGACATGGA aggtgatgacgatgatgatgatgagtggGAGGACACGGATGAAGAGGACAGCGAGGAGGGCGACTTTGACTCCGAGGGTGCTCtgtcggaggaggaggagaacgggCGGGGGCGGGACTTCCTGTTCCTGAACGAGGAGACGAAGAGTCACTTCACAGAGTATTCGCTGACGTCGTCGGTCATGAGGAGGAACGAGCAGCTCACCCTGCTGGACGACCGCTTCGAAAAG TTTTTCGAACAGTTTGACGACGACGAGATCGGCGCGCTGGACAACGCCGAGCTGGAGGGCTTCATCGAACCAGACAGCACTCGACTAGAGGAAGTCATCCAGGAATACttcaaacagaaagagaaaga ATGCCAGCGGCCCGATGATTTGGGCCCCAAAGTACTTCCTGtggtgaaggaggaagaggaagatgaggaagaggaacaggagatGGAGACTCTGGTCATCGAGGCTCCAACAGAGAAGTGGGACTGTGAAACCATCATCA GTACATATTCAAACCTGTACAACCGGCCCAAAATCATTGAAGATCCACCAAAG ACAAAGACGATCCGAGTGTCCAAGAAGACGGGCATTCCCCTGGACGTCCTGCCCAGCAGAGGCCTGACCGCCAAGCAGGCCGAACGCATGGAGAGGATCGACGACTCGGACCTGCCCCGCGTCTCCACCCAGCCCCGGAACAAAGAGGAGagcaaggaggagaggaaggccaGGAAACAGGCCGTCAAGGAGGAGCGCAAG GAGCGGAGAACAGAGAAGAAGGTGAACAAGACGGCGTTCAAGCAGGAGAAAATGCGACAGGAGAAGCAGCTGCTGAACGTGAGGACGAACATTCAGGGCCTGAAGCTTTCGTAG